One segment of Oreochromis niloticus isolate F11D_XX linkage group LG8, O_niloticus_UMD_NMBU, whole genome shotgun sequence DNA contains the following:
- the LOC100695227 gene encoding LOW QUALITY PROTEIN: noggin-3 (The sequence of the model RefSeq protein was modified relative to this genomic sequence to represent the inferred CDS: inserted 1 base in 1 codon; deleted 1 base in 1 codon), translating into MEPSSLLAVFALVLSVGFGTEEGACQHCFLLRPVPXDGLPVEALQEDPDPALDPTERDLNVTELRGLLGARFDPRFMSASPPQEPRTPGGPRAAAGRKLRRRLQQWLWARAACPVQHAWSDLGARFWPRYVKVGSCSNKRSCSVPEGMLCTPARAAHVTLLRWRCRRRNALHCAWIPVQYPLISECKCACPS; encoded by the exons ATGGAGCCCTCTTCCCTCCTGGCCGTGTTTGCGCTCGTGCTCTCCGTAGGCTTCGGGACGGAGGAGGGCGCGTGCCAGCACTGCTTCCTGCTGCGGCCGGTCC GGGACGGTCTGCCGGTGGAGGCTCTGCAGGAGGACCCGGACCCGGCGCTGGACCCCACGGAGCGGGACCTGAACGTCACGGAGCTGCGTGGGCTGCTGGGAGCCCGCTTCGACCCGCGCTTCATGTCCGCATCCCCGCCGCAGGAGCCCCGGACTCCCGGGGGTCCCAGAGCCGCCGCG GGCCGGAAGCTGCGCCGGCGGCTGCAACAGTGGCTGTGGGCGCGTGCCGCGTGCCCGGTGCAGCACGCCTGGAGTGACTTGGGCGCGCGCTTCTGGCCGCGCTACGTGAAGGTGGGCAGCTGCTCCAACAAACGCTCGTGCTCGGTGCCCGAGGGCATGCTGTGCACGCCCGCCAGAGCCGCGCACGTGACCCTGCTGCGGTGGCGCTGCCGGCGCAGGAACGCGCTACACTGCGCGTGGATCCCGGTGCAGTACCCGCTCATATCTGAGTGCAAGTGCGCGTGCCCGAGCTGA
- the LOC100695490 gene encoding chromobox protein homolog 2 → MEGVTVGQVFDAECILSKRPRKGKFEYLVKWRGWSSKHNSWEPEENILDPRLLAAFHKREQERELLFQKKGKRPRGRPRKIQPAPTVTKDDRSSSSSSSGLSSTASSSSSEDEEHTKKVKPAPRVHPVPQKRPQILLAKPDTPRKKKRGRKPLHPDLRALRQAKSRPPPPPPPPAPRHHQLPRDEPRPSVKKPLQPASFTYTGLSRSSRDEASSASQTTSASFSQASKPSALGCIWTNRSLSTSSLSSSSASQNKATPTAQNKNSVSELKRSVLEMGRGDGFKVTPLKQGGASGSLGLHSSFGGGAAVQRPLLAQRRQDGSGGQSGVAPHKQLSTSLSKPSSSASPSSRDRASQALSLRALNLQSVGKLPPTSSLQGSNTSGMAVARANPRSSGSGMVVKGGAKDARAGGGATEQGRMKDKLTGGGAARGNGGGRQDGRKHALGSQNRNLNELSTGDSDETSTSESETEDALFPSNSRPSLGNNATDSDTETDWRPARSLLEHVFVTDVTANFITVTVKESPTSVGFFSSRNH, encoded by the exons ATGGAGGGGGTCACCGTCGGCCAGGTGTTTGACGCGGAGTGTATCCTCAGTAAGCGGCCCAGGAAG GGAAAGTTCGAGTACCTGGTGAAGTGGAGAGGATGGTCCTCCAA GCACAACAGCTGGGAGCCCGAGGAGAACATTCTGGACCCCCGGCTGCTGGCAGCCTTTCACAAGAG AGAACAGGAGCGCGAGCTTCTGTTTCAGAAGAAGGGAAAGAGGCCGAGAGGACGACCTCGAAAGATTCAG CCAGCACCCACCGTCACGAAGGACGACcgctcctcgtcctcctcttcctctggcCTGTCATCAACCGCCTCCTCGTCTTCCTCAGAGGATGAAGAGCACACAAAAAAGGTGAAGCCCGCCCCCCGCGTCCACCCCGTCCCTCAGAAGAGGCCTCAGATCCTGCTCGCCAAACCCGACACCCCCCGAAAGAAGAAGCGAGGGAGGAAGCCGCTGCACCCCGACCTGAGGGCTCTAAGGCAGGCAAAGAGCCGCCCTCCCCCACCGCCACCTCCACCCGCTCCACGCCACCACCAGCTGCCCAGAGACGAGCCGCGGCCCAGCGTGAAGAAGCCGCTGCAGCCGGCCAGCTTCACCTACACCGGCCTGAGCCGGAGCTCCAGAGATGAGGCCAGCTCCGCCTCCCAGACGACCTCCGCCTCCTTCTCCCAGGCCTCCAAACCCAGCGCGCTCGGCTGCATTTGGACCAATCGCTCCCTCTCAACCTCCTCCCTGTCCTCCAGCTCTGCCTCCCAAAACAAAGCCACGCCCACCGCACAGAATAAGAACTCTGTGTCAGAGCTGAAGCGCTCTGTCCTGGAGATGGGTAGAGGAGACGGCTTTAAGGTGACGCCTCTGAAGCAGGGTGGAGCCTCTGGGTCGCTGGGACTGCACAGCAGCTTTGGGGGAGGCGCAGCGgtgcagcgccccctgctggctcaGAGGAGGCAGGATGGCAGCGGTGGTCAGAGCGGGGTGGCTCCACACAAGCAGCTGAGCACGAGTCTGTCCAAACCGTCATCGTCAGCATCGCCGTCGTCCCGAGACAGAGCCAGCCAGGCGCTGAGCCTCCGTGCCCTTAACCTGCAGAGCGTCGGCAAACTGCCGCCCACGAGCAGCCTTCAGGGAAGCAACACCAGCGGGATGGCTGTAGCAAGAGCGAACCCACGAAGTAGCGGCAGTGGGATGGTCGTAAAAGGAGGAGCGAAAGACGCTCGCGCTGGAGGCGGAGCTACAGAGCAGGGCAGGATGAAGGACAAACTGACGGGTGGTGGCGCTGCTCGAGGGAATGGTGGAGGGCGGCAGGACGGCCGTAAACACGCGCTTGGCTCTCAGAACAGGAACCTGAACGAGCTCAGCACCGGCGACTCCGACGAGACTAGCACCAGCGAGTCGGAGACGGAAGACGCCCTGTTTCCTAGCAACAGCAGACCCAGCCTCGGCAACAACGCCACCGACTCTGACACGGAGACGGACTGGAGGCCGGCGCGGAGCCTCCTGGAACACGTCTTCGTCACAGACGTCACAGCCAACTTCATCACGGTGACGGTGAAGGAGTCGCCAACCAGCGTGGGCTTCTTCAGCTCCCGGAACCACTGA